A portion of the Lolium rigidum isolate FL_2022 chromosome 1, APGP_CSIRO_Lrig_0.1, whole genome shotgun sequence genome contains these proteins:
- the LOC124684172 gene encoding AP-4 complex subunit sigma → MGIRFVLLVNKQGQTRLAQYYEHLSLDERRALEGEIVRKCLARTDQQCSFVEHRNYKVVYRRYASLFFLVGVDNDENELAILEFIHLLVETMDRHFGNVCELDIMFHLEKVHFMLEEMVMNGCIVETSKQNILAPIQLMEKTS, encoded by the exons ATGGGGATCCGGTTCGTGCTGCTGGTGAACAAGCAGGGGCAGACGCGGCTGGCGCAGTACTACGAGCACCTCTCTCTCGACGAGCGTCGCGCCCTCGAGGGTGAGATCGTCCGCAAGTGCCTCGCCCGCACCGACCAGCAG TGTTCTTTTGTGGAGCACCGGAATTACAAGGTCGTCTACAGGCGCTACgcctccctcttcttcctcgtcggcgTCGACAATGATGAG AATGAGTTAGCTATCCTCGAATTCATACATCTTCTTGTGGAGACTATGGACCGCCACTTTGGCAATGTG TGTGAGCTTGACATCATGTTCCATCTGGAGAAAGTGCATTTCATGCTTGAAGAGATGGTGATGAATGGCTGTATCGTGGAGACAAGTAAACAGAACATATTGGCACCCATCCAGCTTATGGAGAAAACTTCGTAA